The following are from one region of the Nicotiana tabacum cultivar K326 chromosome 3, ASM71507v2, whole genome shotgun sequence genome:
- the LOC142176769 gene encoding uncharacterized protein LOC142176769 has translation MQTSAGRDRGRVGASGSGGQQNHIYALSSRQDLESYPDMVTDPGSTLSYISPFIASKWDREPELLHKSFEVSTPMGESVVVRRVYRSCDVKIHDRHTLADLHELEMVDFDIIMGEPIIEWKGDTAAPKGKFISYLKAQRMILKGYIYHLVRVHDMEVKSPTLQSIPVVNEFPGLSPEREIYFAIDVLPDTQSISIPPYIMAPAELKELKA, from the exons ATGCAGACATCAGCTGGCAGGGATAGGGGAAGAGTTGGAGCTTCTGGTTCAGGAGGTCAGCAGAATCACATATATGCTTTATCGAGTCGTCAAGATTTAGAGTCATATCCGGATATGGTTACAG ATCCTGGTTCTACATTATCGTATATCTCCCCCTTCATTGCTAGTAAATGGGATAGAGAGCCTGAATTGTTGCATAAGTCATTTGAGGTATCTACGCCAATGGGTGAGTCTGTTGTAGTTAGACGGGTATATCGAAGTTGTGACGTGAAGATTCATGACCGCCATACTTTAGCTGATTTGCATGagctagaaatggttgattttgatatcattatGG GTGAGCCTATTATTGAATGGAAAGGTGATACTGCAGCGCCTAAGgggaagtttatttcttaccttaaagcTCAAAGGATGATTTTGAAAGGGTACATCTATCATTTGGTACGAGTGCATGATATGGAGGTGAAATCTCCAACCCTTCAATCGATTCCCGTCGTGAATGAATTTCCTGGTCTTTCTCCCGAAAGAGAAATCTACTTTGCTATCGATGTGCTTCCAGATACTCAgtcaatatctattcctccatacataaTGGCTCctgctgagttaaaagaattgaaagctTAG